The proteins below come from a single Oncorhynchus keta strain PuntledgeMale-10-30-2019 chromosome 1, Oket_V2, whole genome shotgun sequence genomic window:
- the LOC118373399 gene encoding acetyl-coenzyme A transporter 1-like, translating into MELSDSVTHKNGRQRKHVVPQGDMRDGDRVLNTTPDMEVEGEALHRGSDAEDNGHPRVRPGIRGELGNVSLLLFLYVLQGIPLGLAGSIPLILQSKNVSYKDQAFFSFVFWPFSLKLLWAPLVDSLYLSRFGRRKSWLVPTQYLLGLFMLYLSVTVDTLLKSDEGRGPDVVTLTAVFFMLAFLAATQDIAVDGWALTMLSRENVGYASTCNSVGQTAGYFLGNVLFLALESADFCNKYLRAEPKETGIVTLSDFLFFWGVVFLVSTTLVAIMKKENARGQHGRKKVREETQSVMETYKLLLSIIKMPAVFTFCSLLLTAKIGFSAADAVTGLKLVEAGVPKEQLALLAVPMVPLQILLPLIISKYTAGPRPLDVFYKAFPFRLLIGLGYAVLVWWTPSLKQEGGFPLYYYTIVLFSYALHQVALYSMYVACMAFHAKVSDPVIGGTYMTLLNTVTNLGGNWPSTLALWMVDPLTSKECQGAVGQSCGSSEEAGLCVKEGGVCVTSLDGYYVESVVCVLIGLTWWVRLGKRMRRLQDKSPAAWRCRIGQ; encoded by the exons ATGGAGCTCTCTGACTCAGTCACACATAAGAACGGGCGGCAGAGGAAGCACGTTGTCCCCCAGGGGGACATGAGGGACGGGGACAGGGTTCTCAACACTACCCCTGAcatggaggtggagggggaggcgCTCCACCGAGGATCCGACGCGGAGGACAACGGACATCCCAGGGTGCGGCCTGGGATCAGAGGGGAGCTGGGGAACGTGTCTCTGCTACTCTTCCTTTATGTCCTCCAGGGCATCCCTCTGGGCCTGGCCGGGAGCATCCCTCTCATCCTGCAGAGTAAGAACGTCAGCTACAAGGACCAGGCCTTCTTCAGCTTTGTCTTCTGGCCCTTCAGTCTCAAGCTGCTGTGGGCCCCGCTGGTTGACTCTCTCTACCTGAGCCGGTTTGGACGCCG gaaGTCGTGGCTGGTGCCCACCCAATACCTGCTGGGTCTCTTCATGCTGTACCTGTCGGTTACCGTGGATACGCTGCTGAAAAGTGACGAGGGGCGGGGCCCCGACGTGGTGACCCTGACGGCGGTGTTCTTCATGCTGGCCTTTCTGGCAGCCACCCag GACATAGCAGTGGATGGCTGGGCTCTGACCATGCTGTCTCGGGAGAACGTGGGCTACGCCTCCACATGTAACTCTGTGGGACAGACGGCTGGCTACTTCCTAGGCAACGTCCTCTTCCTGGCCCTGGAGTCAGCTGACTTCTGCAACAAATACCTGAGAGCAGAGCCTAAAGAGACTGGTATCGTTACACTttcag ACTTCCTGTTTTTCTGGGGTGTGGTGTTCCTGGTGTCGACCACGCTGGTGGCCATTATGAAGAAGGAGAACGCCAGGGGACAGCACGGGAGGAAGAAGGTCCGGGAGGAGACGCAGAGCGTCATGGAAACATACAAACTGCTGCTCTCCATCATCAAGATGCCTGCCGTGTTCACCTTCTGTAGCCTGCTGCTCACTGCTAAG ataggTTTCTCTGCAGCAGATGCAGTGACCGGTCTGAAGCTGGTTGAGGCAGGTGTTCCTAAAGAGCAGCTGGCATTACTGGCAGTCCCCATGGTTCCACTGCAGATACTACTACCTCTCATCATCAGTAAATACACCGCGGGACCACGACCACTAGACGTTTTCTACAAGGCCTTTCCCTTCAG GTTGTTGATAGGTCTGGGGTATGCTGTGTTGGTGTGGTGGACTCCCAGTTTAAAGCAGGAAGGGGGATTCCCTCtctactactatactatagtCCTGTTCAGCTACGCACTGCATCAG GTGGCGCTGTACAGCATGTATGTGGCCTGTATGGCTTTCCATGCTAAAGTGAGTGACCCAGTGATCGGTGGGACCTACATGACCCTGCTGAACACGGTCACCAACCTAGGGGGCAATTGGCCCTCCACCCTGGCATTGTGGATGGTCGACCCACTCACCTCTAAGGAGTGCCAGGGAGCCGTCGGACAGAGCTGTGGCTCCTCAGAGGAGGCTGgg CTGTGTGTAAAGGagggcggtgtgtgtgtgacgtcGTTGGATGGTTACTATGTGGAgtcggtggtgtgtgtgttgatagGACTAACGTGGTGGGTGAGGCTAGGGAAGAGGATGAGAAGGCTACAGGACAAGAGCCCTGCAGCTTGGAGGTGCAGGATCGGCCAATGA